One window of the Microtus ochrogaster isolate Prairie Vole_2 chromosome 10, MicOch1.0, whole genome shotgun sequence genome contains the following:
- the Cc2d1b gene encoding coiled-coil and C2 domain-containing protein 1B isoform X1: MPGSRPRKGPTTRGQGAATAKQLGLFVEFNTEDMLLGADETEDDGDLEAELLALTGETGSTSRRPAPKGRAPLPMAYIEKLAADCMRDVEEEEEEGLEEDTDLLTELQEVLGVDEESGLLDGSEATSPDLSEERAQDNTEQPAVQTAFQQALPAVPQAGGPRGLQALLEERIHNYREAAASAKEAGEAAKVRRCDRGLKTLESQLATVRKGGKISEDEIPPPVALGKRPPPHQEIAIRSPEADSPTPCAMEPEHLFQPEPSLPGSSAIAPLPVADPAPQALLLARQREYKVAALNAKRAGDLDRALELMRIGKRFGTILEALEKGQPVDLSGMPPAPDLKALPQASEAPTATRVLSPAVEQVQKVMASDLPAPVAPAEPKTVLDALQQRLNRYREAGIQARASGNERKARMHDRIAKQYQDAVRAHQAGQKVDFAELPVPPGFPPIPGLGPSKGAEEDSMTAILASAQKLASQDTVLADEDEESDNPAQAPVAKKPAHPLAPSSHPVTEPKASSSKESLSPSAREQLALLEARKLQYQRAALQAKRRQDLEQAKSHLRVAKNLEVQIAQARAGQPIDLSKMPSPLTDEEGDFILIHHDDLRLSQKAEEVYVQLQKILLEQHEKCLLFSKQFMHQGNVAETTRFEKLAQDRKKQLEILQLAQAQGLDPPSHHFELKTFQTVRLFSELNSTEMHLIIVRGMNLPAPPGVTPDDLDAFVRFEFHYPNSDQAQKSKTAVVKNTNSPEFEQVFKLNINRNHRSFKRVIQSKGIKFEIFHKGSFFRSDKLVGTAHLKLERLENECEIREIMEVLDGRKPTGGKLEVKVRLREPLSGQDVQVVTENWLVLEPRGL; the protein is encoded by the exons ATGCCAGGGTCAAGACCTCGGAAGGGCCCTACCACCAGAGGCCAGGGTGCTGCAACTGCTAAGCAG CTGGGGCTTTTCGTGGAGTTCAACACTGAAGACATGCTCCTGGGGGCGGATGAGAC NGAAGACGACGGAGACCTAGAGGCTGAGCTGTTGGCTCTTACTGGGGAGACAGGGAGCACAAGCAGGAGGCCAGCACCCAAGGGGCGTG CCCCCCTACCCATGGCCTACATTGAGAAGTTGGCAGCAGACTGTATGCGagatgtggaggaggaggaagaggaagggctggagGAGGATACAGACCTGCTG ACAGAGCTGCAGGAAGTCCTGGGTGTGGATGAAGAAAGTGGCCTGCTAGATGGCAGTGAGGCAACAAGCCCAGACTTGTCTGAGGAGAGGGCACAGGACAACACTGAGCAACCTGCCGTGCAGACAGCCTTCCAACAGGCTTTACCTGCAGTGCCTCAG GCTGGAGGGCCTCGGGGGCTgcaggctttgctggaggaaCGGATCCATAACTACCGGGAGGCCGCAGCCAGTGCCAAGGAGGCCGGTGAAGCTGCCAAAGTCCGGCGCTGTGATCGGGGCCTGAAG ACTTTGGAGTCCCAGCTTGCCACTGTGAGGAAAGGCGGGAAGATCAGTGAGGATGAGATTCCACCTCCAGTGGCCTTGGGTAAAAGGCCCCCACCCCATCAGGAAATAGCCATTAGGAGCCCTGAGGCAGACTCCCCAACTCCGTGTGCCATGGAGCCAG aGCACCTTTTCCAACCTGAGCCCAGCCTCCCAGGCAGCTCTGCCATTGCTCCTCTGCCTGTTGCAGACCCAGCCCCACAGGCCCTGTTGTTAGCCCGACAGAGAGAGTATAAAGTAGCTGCTCTCAATGCCAAACGGGCTGGTGATCTAGATCGTGCCCTGGAGCTCATGAGGATTGGGAAG AGATTTGGTACTATCCTGGAGGCCCTGGAGAAAGGGCAGCCTGTGGATCTGAGTGGCATGCCCCCAGCACCTG ATCTGAAGGCCCTCCCACAGGCTTCTGAGGCCCCTACAGCAACCCGAGTCCTGTCCCCAGCAGTGGAGCAAGTACAGAAAGTGATGGCCTCTGACCTCCCAGCCCCAG TGGCCCCTGCAGAGCCAAAAACAGTGCTGGATGCTTTACAGCAAAGGCTGAACAGGTACCGTGAGGCAGGCATCCAGGCCCGGGCCAGTGGGAATGAGCGCAAGGCCAGGATGCATGATCGCATTGCCAAG CAATATCAGGATGCTGTTCGAGCTCATCAAGCAGGGCAGAAAGTTGACTTTGCTGAGTTACCTGTTCCTCCAG GATTTCCTCCCATCCCTGGCCTGGGGCCCAGTAAAGGTGCCGAGGAGGATTCAATGACAGCAATTTTGGCGTCTGCCCAAAAACTGGCCTCACAAGATACAGTCCTGgcagatgaagatgaggag AGTGATAACCCAGCACAGGCTCCAGTGGCCAAGAAGCCAGCACATCCTCTGGCCCCTTCATCTCATCCTGTGACTGAGCCCAAGGCCTCAAGTTCTAAGGAATCACTGAGTCCATCTG CTCGGGAGCAACTGGCACTGCTGGAGGCTCGGAAACTGCAATACCAGCGAGCAGCCCTGCAGGCCAAGCGCAGACAAGATCTAGAGCAGGCCAAATCCCATCTACGAGTAGCTAAAAATCTGGAGGTCCAGATCGCCCAAGCCCGAGCAGGTCAACCCATCGACCTCTCCAAG ATGCCTTCACCCTTGACGGATGAAGAGGGTGACTTCATCCTCATTCACCATGATGATCTGCGACTCTCCCAGAAGGCTGAGGAGGTGTATGTCCAGCTACAGAAAATACTCCTGGAGCAGCATGAG AAGTGCCTGCTGTTCTCCAagcagttcatgcaccagggcaATGTGGCTGAGACTACCCG GTTTGAGAAGCTTGCTCAGGACCGAAAGAAACAGCTTGAGATCCTGCAGCTAGCCCAGGCCCAGGGCCTTGACCCTCCCAGCCATCACTTTGAGTTGAAGACATTCCAGACTGTGAG GCTCTTCTCAGAACTTAACAGCACAGAAATGCATCTGATCATTGTCCGGGGAATGAACCTCCCAGCCCCACCAG gagtGACTCCCGATGACTTGGATGCGTTTGTACGCTTTGAGTTTCATTACCCTAACTCG GACCAggctcaaaaaagcaaaacagctgtGGTCAAGAACACAAACTCTCCAG AATTTGAACAAGTTTTTAAACTAAACATCAATCGAAATCACCGGAGCTTTAAGAGAGTGATCCAGAGCAAAGGAATCAAATTTGAGATCTTCCACAAAGG ATCCTTTTTTAGAAGTGACAAGCTGGTTGGCACAGCACACCTGAAATTGGAAAGGCTGGAGAATGAGTGTGAGATCAGAGAGATCATGGAG GTTCTGGATGGAAGAAAGCCCACTGGGGGGAAGCTGGAGGTTAAGGTGAGGCTGCGGGAGCCTTTGAGTGGCCAGGATGTGCAGGTGGTCACCGAGAACTGGTTGGTCCTGGAACCTAGGGGCCTGTAA
- the Cc2d1b gene encoding coiled-coil and C2 domain-containing protein 1B isoform X2 — protein MPGSRPRKGPTTRGQGAATAKQLGLFVEFNTEDMLLGADETEDDGDLEAELLALTGETGSTSRRPAPKGRAPLPMAYIEKLAADCMRDVEEEEEEGLEEDTDLLTELQEVLGVDEESGLLDGSEATSPDLSEERAQDNTEQPAVQTAFQQALPAVPQAGGPRGLQALLEERIHNYREAAASAKEAGEAAKVRRCDRGLKTLESQLATVRKGGKISEDEIPPPVALGKRPPPHQEIAIRSPEADSPTPCAMEPDPAPQALLLARQREYKVAALNAKRAGDLDRALELMRIGKRFGTILEALEKGQPVDLSGMPPAPDLKALPQASEAPTATRVLSPAVEQVQKVMASDLPAPVAPAEPKTVLDALQQRLNRYREAGIQARASGNERKARMHDRIAKQYQDAVRAHQAGQKVDFAELPVPPGFPPIPGLGPSKGAEEDSMTAILASAQKLASQDTVLADEDEESDNPAQAPVAKKPAHPLAPSSHPVTEPKASSSKESLSPSAREQLALLEARKLQYQRAALQAKRRQDLEQAKSHLRVAKNLEVQIAQARAGQPIDLSKMPSPLTDEEGDFILIHHDDLRLSQKAEEVYVQLQKILLEQHEKCLLFSKQFMHQGNVAETTRFEKLAQDRKKQLEILQLAQAQGLDPPSHHFELKTFQTVRLFSELNSTEMHLIIVRGMNLPAPPGVTPDDLDAFVRFEFHYPNSDQAQKSKTAVVKNTNSPEFEQVFKLNINRNHRSFKRVIQSKGIKFEIFHKGSFFRSDKLVGTAHLKLERLENECEIREIMEVLDGRKPTGGKLEVKVRLREPLSGQDVQVVTENWLVLEPRGL, from the exons ATGCCAGGGTCAAGACCTCGGAAGGGCCCTACCACCAGAGGCCAGGGTGCTGCAACTGCTAAGCAG CTGGGGCTTTTCGTGGAGTTCAACACTGAAGACATGCTCCTGGGGGCGGATGAGAC NGAAGACGACGGAGACCTAGAGGCTGAGCTGTTGGCTCTTACTGGGGAGACAGGGAGCACAAGCAGGAGGCCAGCACCCAAGGGGCGTG CCCCCCTACCCATGGCCTACATTGAGAAGTTGGCAGCAGACTGTATGCGagatgtggaggaggaggaagaggaagggctggagGAGGATACAGACCTGCTG ACAGAGCTGCAGGAAGTCCTGGGTGTGGATGAAGAAAGTGGCCTGCTAGATGGCAGTGAGGCAACAAGCCCAGACTTGTCTGAGGAGAGGGCACAGGACAACACTGAGCAACCTGCCGTGCAGACAGCCTTCCAACAGGCTTTACCTGCAGTGCCTCAG GCTGGAGGGCCTCGGGGGCTgcaggctttgctggaggaaCGGATCCATAACTACCGGGAGGCCGCAGCCAGTGCCAAGGAGGCCGGTGAAGCTGCCAAAGTCCGGCGCTGTGATCGGGGCCTGAAG ACTTTGGAGTCCCAGCTTGCCACTGTGAGGAAAGGCGGGAAGATCAGTGAGGATGAGATTCCACCTCCAGTGGCCTTGGGTAAAAGGCCCCCACCCCATCAGGAAATAGCCATTAGGAGCCCTGAGGCAGACTCCCCAACTCCGTGTGCCATGGAGCCAG ACCCAGCCCCACAGGCCCTGTTGTTAGCCCGACAGAGAGAGTATAAAGTAGCTGCTCTCAATGCCAAACGGGCTGGTGATCTAGATCGTGCCCTGGAGCTCATGAGGATTGGGAAG AGATTTGGTACTATCCTGGAGGCCCTGGAGAAAGGGCAGCCTGTGGATCTGAGTGGCATGCCCCCAGCACCTG ATCTGAAGGCCCTCCCACAGGCTTCTGAGGCCCCTACAGCAACCCGAGTCCTGTCCCCAGCAGTGGAGCAAGTACAGAAAGTGATGGCCTCTGACCTCCCAGCCCCAG TGGCCCCTGCAGAGCCAAAAACAGTGCTGGATGCTTTACAGCAAAGGCTGAACAGGTACCGTGAGGCAGGCATCCAGGCCCGGGCCAGTGGGAATGAGCGCAAGGCCAGGATGCATGATCGCATTGCCAAG CAATATCAGGATGCTGTTCGAGCTCATCAAGCAGGGCAGAAAGTTGACTTTGCTGAGTTACCTGTTCCTCCAG GATTTCCTCCCATCCCTGGCCTGGGGCCCAGTAAAGGTGCCGAGGAGGATTCAATGACAGCAATTTTGGCGTCTGCCCAAAAACTGGCCTCACAAGATACAGTCCTGgcagatgaagatgaggag AGTGATAACCCAGCACAGGCTCCAGTGGCCAAGAAGCCAGCACATCCTCTGGCCCCTTCATCTCATCCTGTGACTGAGCCCAAGGCCTCAAGTTCTAAGGAATCACTGAGTCCATCTG CTCGGGAGCAACTGGCACTGCTGGAGGCTCGGAAACTGCAATACCAGCGAGCAGCCCTGCAGGCCAAGCGCAGACAAGATCTAGAGCAGGCCAAATCCCATCTACGAGTAGCTAAAAATCTGGAGGTCCAGATCGCCCAAGCCCGAGCAGGTCAACCCATCGACCTCTCCAAG ATGCCTTCACCCTTGACGGATGAAGAGGGTGACTTCATCCTCATTCACCATGATGATCTGCGACTCTCCCAGAAGGCTGAGGAGGTGTATGTCCAGCTACAGAAAATACTCCTGGAGCAGCATGAG AAGTGCCTGCTGTTCTCCAagcagttcatgcaccagggcaATGTGGCTGAGACTACCCG GTTTGAGAAGCTTGCTCAGGACCGAAAGAAACAGCTTGAGATCCTGCAGCTAGCCCAGGCCCAGGGCCTTGACCCTCCCAGCCATCACTTTGAGTTGAAGACATTCCAGACTGTGAG GCTCTTCTCAGAACTTAACAGCACAGAAATGCATCTGATCATTGTCCGGGGAATGAACCTCCCAGCCCCACCAG gagtGACTCCCGATGACTTGGATGCGTTTGTACGCTTTGAGTTTCATTACCCTAACTCG GACCAggctcaaaaaagcaaaacagctgtGGTCAAGAACACAAACTCTCCAG AATTTGAACAAGTTTTTAAACTAAACATCAATCGAAATCACCGGAGCTTTAAGAGAGTGATCCAGAGCAAAGGAATCAAATTTGAGATCTTCCACAAAGG ATCCTTTTTTAGAAGTGACAAGCTGGTTGGCACAGCACACCTGAAATTGGAAAGGCTGGAGAATGAGTGTGAGATCAGAGAGATCATGGAG GTTCTGGATGGAAGAAAGCCCACTGGGGGGAAGCTGGAGGTTAAGGTGAGGCTGCGGGAGCCTTTGAGTGGCCAGGATGTGCAGGTGGTCACCGAGAACTGGTTGGTCCTGGAACCTAGGGGCCTGTAA
- the Cc2d1b gene encoding coiled-coil and C2 domain-containing protein 1B isoform X3 has translation MEWPSPELKYLQAGGPRGLQALLEERIHNYREAAASAKEAGEAAKVRRCDRGLKTLESQLATVRKGGKISEDEIPPPVALGKRPPPHQEIAIRSPEADSPTPCAMEPEHLFQPEPSLPGSSAIAPLPVADPAPQALLLARQREYKVAALNAKRAGDLDRALELMRIGKRFGTILEALEKGQPVDLSGMPPAPDLKALPQASEAPTATRVLSPAVEQVQKVMASDLPAPVAPAEPKTVLDALQQRLNRYREAGIQARASGNERKARMHDRIAKQYQDAVRAHQAGQKVDFAELPVPPGFPPIPGLGPSKGAEEDSMTAILASAQKLASQDTVLADEDEESDNPAQAPVAKKPAHPLAPSSHPVTEPKASSSKESLSPSAREQLALLEARKLQYQRAALQAKRRQDLEQAKSHLRVAKNLEVQIAQARAGQPIDLSKMPSPLTDEEGDFILIHHDDLRLSQKAEEVYVQLQKILLEQHEKCLLFSKQFMHQGNVAETTRFEKLAQDRKKQLEILQLAQAQGLDPPSHHFELKTFQTVRLFSELNSTEMHLIIVRGMNLPAPPGVTPDDLDAFVRFEFHYPNSDQAQKSKTAVVKNTNSPEFEQVFKLNINRNHRSFKRVIQSKGIKFEIFHKGSFFRSDKLVGTAHLKLERLENECEIREIMEVLDGRKPTGGKLEVKVRLREPLSGQDVQVVTENWLVLEPRGL, from the exons ATGGAGTGGCCCAGCCCTGAGCTGAAGTATCTGCAGGCTGGAGGGCCTCGGGGGCTgcaggctttgctggaggaaCGGATCCATAACTACCGGGAGGCCGCAGCCAGTGCCAAGGAGGCCGGTGAAGCTGCCAAAGTCCGGCGCTGTGATCGGGGCCTGAAG ACTTTGGAGTCCCAGCTTGCCACTGTGAGGAAAGGCGGGAAGATCAGTGAGGATGAGATTCCACCTCCAGTGGCCTTGGGTAAAAGGCCCCCACCCCATCAGGAAATAGCCATTAGGAGCCCTGAGGCAGACTCCCCAACTCCGTGTGCCATGGAGCCAG aGCACCTTTTCCAACCTGAGCCCAGCCTCCCAGGCAGCTCTGCCATTGCTCCTCTGCCTGTTGCAGACCCAGCCCCACAGGCCCTGTTGTTAGCCCGACAGAGAGAGTATAAAGTAGCTGCTCTCAATGCCAAACGGGCTGGTGATCTAGATCGTGCCCTGGAGCTCATGAGGATTGGGAAG AGATTTGGTACTATCCTGGAGGCCCTGGAGAAAGGGCAGCCTGTGGATCTGAGTGGCATGCCCCCAGCACCTG ATCTGAAGGCCCTCCCACAGGCTTCTGAGGCCCCTACAGCAACCCGAGTCCTGTCCCCAGCAGTGGAGCAAGTACAGAAAGTGATGGCCTCTGACCTCCCAGCCCCAG TGGCCCCTGCAGAGCCAAAAACAGTGCTGGATGCTTTACAGCAAAGGCTGAACAGGTACCGTGAGGCAGGCATCCAGGCCCGGGCCAGTGGGAATGAGCGCAAGGCCAGGATGCATGATCGCATTGCCAAG CAATATCAGGATGCTGTTCGAGCTCATCAAGCAGGGCAGAAAGTTGACTTTGCTGAGTTACCTGTTCCTCCAG GATTTCCTCCCATCCCTGGCCTGGGGCCCAGTAAAGGTGCCGAGGAGGATTCAATGACAGCAATTTTGGCGTCTGCCCAAAAACTGGCCTCACAAGATACAGTCCTGgcagatgaagatgaggag AGTGATAACCCAGCACAGGCTCCAGTGGCCAAGAAGCCAGCACATCCTCTGGCCCCTTCATCTCATCCTGTGACTGAGCCCAAGGCCTCAAGTTCTAAGGAATCACTGAGTCCATCTG CTCGGGAGCAACTGGCACTGCTGGAGGCTCGGAAACTGCAATACCAGCGAGCAGCCCTGCAGGCCAAGCGCAGACAAGATCTAGAGCAGGCCAAATCCCATCTACGAGTAGCTAAAAATCTGGAGGTCCAGATCGCCCAAGCCCGAGCAGGTCAACCCATCGACCTCTCCAAG ATGCCTTCACCCTTGACGGATGAAGAGGGTGACTTCATCCTCATTCACCATGATGATCTGCGACTCTCCCAGAAGGCTGAGGAGGTGTATGTCCAGCTACAGAAAATACTCCTGGAGCAGCATGAG AAGTGCCTGCTGTTCTCCAagcagttcatgcaccagggcaATGTGGCTGAGACTACCCG GTTTGAGAAGCTTGCTCAGGACCGAAAGAAACAGCTTGAGATCCTGCAGCTAGCCCAGGCCCAGGGCCTTGACCCTCCCAGCCATCACTTTGAGTTGAAGACATTCCAGACTGTGAG GCTCTTCTCAGAACTTAACAGCACAGAAATGCATCTGATCATTGTCCGGGGAATGAACCTCCCAGCCCCACCAG gagtGACTCCCGATGACTTGGATGCGTTTGTACGCTTTGAGTTTCATTACCCTAACTCG GACCAggctcaaaaaagcaaaacagctgtGGTCAAGAACACAAACTCTCCAG AATTTGAACAAGTTTTTAAACTAAACATCAATCGAAATCACCGGAGCTTTAAGAGAGTGATCCAGAGCAAAGGAATCAAATTTGAGATCTTCCACAAAGG ATCCTTTTTTAGAAGTGACAAGCTGGTTGGCACAGCACACCTGAAATTGGAAAGGCTGGAGAATGAGTGTGAGATCAGAGAGATCATGGAG GTTCTGGATGGAAGAAAGCCCACTGGGGGGAAGCTGGAGGTTAAGGTGAGGCTGCGGGAGCCTTTGAGTGGCCAGGATGTGCAGGTGGTCACCGAGAACTGGTTGGTCCTGGAACCTAGGGGCCTGTAA